ATATGCATCTCCAATTCAGAGAATAGTATTTGCACATGTGGAGCATATAGTTCCTTCTCAATCAAAAATTCCTTGTACTCATACAACAACTTCATAAATTTTTCTCTTTTTATTTTTGGGAGAAAGTCTTTTATATTATCAAAAATCGTAGTTCTTGGAATGTTTAATTCTCTTGCTATTTCTGATAGATTTTTGCCATTTGTTAAAAGTTGAACTACATAATTTTTTATAGATTCGTCAATTTTCTTAGGCCTTCCTCTTTTTTGTTCATCAACTTCAACAAAAATTAGTTTTCTTCTCATATATTCAAGTTTATATTTCATTTTTGAACTATTGTAGATGCTTTTTGGAAGTTTGACGATAATAATGTTATTTTTTGCCTTTTTTTCTAATTCTTTAATCTCATCCCATCGGGGAAATCTACTAAATTTTATTTCAATCATCCTTCCCACACTTACCAAATTTGTCGGAAATTTTTACCAAAGTTTGCAATATGTTACGAAAGGCAACATTTTATATATTTGCAATTAGGAATATATAAAACATACATACTGTTTAGGTGATTGTATGGGAAAAGAAAAAAAGAAAAACACATGGGACATGGGATTAGACTTTGATAAAACCTACAACTTATTTGTTGAAGAAATTGAAAAAATTAAGAAAAAGGAAATAAAATACAAAAAAGACATAAAAAGCCTTGCTTATTTGATTATTGCTCTGTTTCAGTTAAGAAATGGCTGTAGAATTGGGGAAGCAATTGAAGGCATACTTTGGATATGTAAAAATAAGGAAAAATTAAATTGGAATGAACCTATTGAAGTTTCAGTTAAAGTGGAAAAAACAAAAAAGAGCGTAATATACAGAGATATGTATCTTCCATCAATAGTCAAAAAAGAGGACATTGAATTAACCAAAAACGTAATCTTAGACTTAGAAAAAGCAAAAAAACCAAGGATGAGGATTTACCAATGGCTAAAAAACCATTACGGAATTAATACACACTCATTACGATATGCATTTATAACAAAATTTGTTGAAATGAATGCTTCACCACAACTAATTGCAAAAATAACAGGACACATTAATTTAAATCACCTCATTACTTATACCCAAGAAAAAACTGCTAAGAAAATGTTACGGGATTTAGAGATGCACATAAAACGATAAGGAGGGTAAAAAATGCAAACTCATTTTACTATTGAAGATCTAATGGAATTTATAAACATTAAGAACGATGCAAAAGGAGAAATTTTTGAGTTAATAGTTTGGTTGGCTTTGAAAAAAGAGTTTAAATTAGAGCGAGGAGAAACATTTGATTTCAAAATTAAAGGAACTAAAACATATATTGAATGTAAATACGCAGTATCAAAAATTTATCCAAACAGATATAACAGGAATTATTGCCAAGTTTATGAACTAACAAAAAGATATCTTAATGGAAAATTAGAAAAAATCTATCTCGCAACTACAAAAGAAACAAAAACAGG
The Methanotorris formicicus Mc-S-70 genome window above contains:
- a CDS encoding helix-turn-helix domain-containing protein, producing MIEIKFSRFPRWDEIKELEKKAKNNIIIVKLPKSIYNSSKMKYKLEYMRRKLIFVEVDEQKRGRPKKIDESIKNYVVQLLTNGKNLSEIARELNIPRTTIFDNIKDFLPKIKREKFMKLLYEYKEFLIEKELYAPHVQILFSELEMHIKKEDFENAKKILDEIIKISKSARKNKK